The Medicago truncatula cultivar Jemalong A17 chromosome 4, MtrunA17r5.0-ANR, whole genome shotgun sequence genome includes a region encoding these proteins:
- the LOC11419352 gene encoding glyoxysomal fatty acid beta-oxidation multifunctional protein MFP-a, protein MSSRKGHTVMNVGADGVAIITIINPPVNSLSFDVLQSLKESFDQAIQRDDVKAIVVTGAKGKFSGGFDISAFGGLQEAKERPKPGWISIEIITDTIEAAKKPSVAAIDGLALGGGLEVAMACNARLSTATAQLGLPELQLGIIPGFGGTQRLPRLVGLTKALEMMLTSKPVKGKDAFSSGLVDGLVSPDQLVNTARQWALDILDRRRPWIASLYKTEKIEPLGEAREILKFARAQARKQAPNLKHPLVCIDVIEAGIVSGPRAGLWKEAEAFDALVQSDTCKSLIHIFFAQRGTSKVPGVTDRGLVPRPVKKVAILGGGLMGSGIATALILSNYSVILKEVNEKFLDAGINRIKANLQSRVKKGNLTQERFEKAFSLVKGSLDYDSFRDVDMVIEAVIENVSLKQQIFADLEKYCPPHCILGSNTSTIDLDLIGEKTKSQDRIIGAHFFSPAHVMPLLEIVRTKRTSPQVIVDLLDISKKIKKTPVVVGNCTGFAVNRVFFPYTQATLLLVERGADVYQIDKAVTKFGMPMGPLRLCDLVGFGVAVATGSQFVQNFPERTYKSMLIPLLQEDKRAGETTRKGFYLYDDRRKASPDPELKKFIEKARSISGVSVDPMLVKLQEKDIIEMIFFPVVNEACRVLDEGIVVKAADLDIAAIMGMGFPPYRGGIIFWADSLGSKYIYSRLEKWSELYGPFFKPCAYLAARAAKGIPLGASMEQVKSRL, encoded by the exons ATGAGTAGCAGAAAAGGGCACACGGTTATGAATGTTGGAGCTGATGGAGTtgccatcatcaccatcatcaatcCTCCCGTCAATTCTCTCTCCTTTGATG TATTGCAAAGTTTAAAGGAGAGTTTTGATCAGGCTATACAAAGAGATGATGTCAAGGCAATTGTTGTTACAG GTGCCAAGGGAAAATTTTCTGGAGGTTTTGATATTTCTGCATTTGGTGGTCTTCAAGAGGCAAAAG AGCGTCCAAAACCTGGGTGGATATCGATTGAAATCATCACTGATACAATAGAAG cGGCAAAGAAACCATCAGTTGCTGCCATTGATGGCCTTGCCTTGGGTGGGGGCTTAGAAGTTGCAATG GCATGCAACGCACGATTATCAACTGCAACTGCTCAACTAGGTTTGCCTGAACTTCAGCTTGGGATAATTCCTGGATTTGGAG GAACACAGCGACTTCCTCGTCTTGTTGGTCTGACAAAGGCACTTGAAATGATGTTG ACTTCCAAGCCAGTGAAAGGGAAGGATGCTTTTAGTTCGGGGCTTGTAGATGGTTTGGTGTCACCTGATCAGTTGGTGAACACTGCACGCCAGTGGGCCTTGGATATTTTGGACCGTCGACGACCATGGATTGCCAGTCTTTACAAGACTGAAAAAATAGAACCACTTGGCGAAGCTAGAGAGATTTTGAAATTCGCACGTGCCCAAGCTCGAAAACAAGCTCCCAATCTCAAGCATCCTCTGGTTTGCATTGATGTTATTGAAGCAGGAATAGTGTCTGGTCCCCGTGCTGGTCTCTGGAAG GAAGCTGAAGCATTTGATGCACTGGTACAATCAGATACTTGCAAAAGCTTAATTCACATATTTTTTGCTCAAAGAGGAACATCTAAG GTACCTGGGGTTACTGATCGTGGTCTGGTTCCAAGACCCGTGAAGAAGGTTGCCATCCTTGGTGGAGGACTAATGGGCTCTGGAATAGCAACAGCTTTAATACTGAGTAATTATTCTGTCATATTGAAAGAAGTAAATGAAAAATTCTTGGATGCTGGTATCAATAGGATTAAAG CAAACCTACAGAGCCGTGTTAAGAAAGGTAATTTAACCCAGGAAAGATTTGAAAAGGCATTCTCTCTTGTCAAAGGTTCCCTCGACTATGATAGCTTCAGAGATGTGGACATGGTGATAGAG GCTGTTATTGAGAATGTTTCCTTGAAGCAACAAATCTTTGCTGATCTTGAAAAGTACTGTCCACCTCATTGTATACTTGGTAGTAACACTTCCACAATTGACTTGGACCTGATCGGAGAAAAGACCAAGTCTCAAGATCGAATTATTGGAGCCCATTTCTTCAG TCCTGCACATGTTATGCCACTTCTGGAGATTGTACGTACCAAGCGGACATCTCCTCAAGTAATAGTTGACTTGTTAGATATTtcaaagaagataaagaaaactccGGTGGTGGTTGGAAACTGTACAGGATTTGCTGTTAATAGGGTGTTCTTCCCATATACACAAGCAACTCTCTTGCTTGTTGAACGTGGCGCAGATGTTTACCAAATTGATAAAGCAGTAACCAAATTTGGAATGCCCATGGGGCCTTTAAG ATTGTGTGACCTTGTTGGTTTCGGTGTGGCGGTTGCAACCGGCTCCCAATTTGTTCAGAACTTTCCTGAGCGAACTTATAAATCAATGCTTATCCCTCTTTTGCAAGAGGATAAGAGGGCTG GAGAAACAACTCGAAAAGGCTTTTATTTGTACGATGATAGACGCAAGGCCAGTCCTGATCCTGAATTAAAGAAATTTATTGAGAAAGCTAGGAGCATTTCCGGTGTCTCCGTTGATCCTATG CTTGTCAAGTTACAAGAGAAGGACATCATTGAGATGATCTTCTTTCCTGTGGTGAATGAGGCTTGTCGTGTCCTCGATGAAGGTATTGTAGTCAAAGCAGCAGATCTTGATATTGCTGCTATCATGGGAATGGGCTTTCCACCTTACAG GGGAGGTATCATATTCTGGGCCGACTCTCTTGGATCTAAATACATATATTCAAGATTGGAGAAATGGTCAGAGTTGTATGGACCGTTCTTCAAGCCTTGTGCCTACCTGGCTGCAAGAGCTGCCAAAGGAATTCCTCTG GGAGCCTCAATGGAGCAAGTTAAGTCACGGCTGTAG
- the LOC11417725 gene encoding FCS-Like Zinc finger 15 — MVGLGVVLEEQQPHKKKCNININNNNNTYQVINKTTMMLSSTINNNASYPLSYHSPFKVSTFLDQCFLCSKKLLPGKDIYMYKGDRAFCSVDCRCKHILADEEEATKKQNIFEE, encoded by the exons ATGGTTGGTCTTGGTGTTGTGCTTGAAGAACAACAACCACATAAGAAAAAGTGtaatatcaacatcaacaacaacaataacacttATCAAGTTATTAACAAAACTACCATGATGCTTAGCAgcacaatcaacaacaatgcTTCCTATCCACTTTCCTACCATTCTCCTTTTAAGGTTTCAACTTTTCTTGACCAATGCTTTCTATGCAGCAAGAAGCTCTTACCTGGGAAAGATATCTACATGTACAA AGGAGACAGAGCCTTTTGTAGCGTGGATTGTAGGTGCAAGCATATTTTAGCGGACGAGGAAGAAGCTACGAAGAAACAGAACATTTTTGAAGAGTAA
- the LOC11418312 gene encoding dynein light chain 2, cytoplasmic, protein MSEEAKKHSAGGGAALMAKSLTEDRKPLVTSPLSASASPATPATKKVIIKSADMLPDMQKEAVDIAVVAFERHNVEKDVAETIKKEFDKRHGPTWHCIVGRNFGSYVTHETNHFVYFYLDQKAVLLFKSG, encoded by the exons ATGAGCGAGGAGGCGAAGAAGCACAGCGCAGGTGGAGGAGCAGCTCTAATGGCGAAATCCCTCACTGAAGATCGAAAACCACTTGTTACATCTCCACTCTCTGCATCCGCTTCTCCTGCAACACCCGCAACGAAGAAGGTCATTATCAAGAGTGCCGATATGCTCCCTGACATGCAAAAGGAAGCCGTTGATATCGCTGTCGTT GCATTTGAGAGGCACAACGTAGAGAAAGATGTTGCAGAGACTATAAAGAAGGAGTTTGACAAGAGGCATGGTCCTACCTGGCATTGTATTGTTGGCCGCAATTTCG GTTCCTATGTGACTCATGAAACAAACCACTTTGTTTATTTCTATTTGGATCAGAAAGCAGTTTTGCTTTTCAAGTCTGGCTAG